GTGGGTAACGCGCAGACAATTAATGCAACGATATCAGATCCGAGTGATTTAACTAATTTAGCCAATGCAATTAATGATACCTCTGATCAGACAGGGGTGACGGCAAGTTTTGTTGATGGTAATACGGCTGCAATTACTTTAACGAATGCTGCGGGAGATAATATTCAGATTTCAGATATTGCAGGGTTTAATGCGGACTTAACATCCAGTGCAGGGACCGTCACTAATTTAACTGAGGTAGGAACGGATTCAGCGCTAATCAGCGGACAAGTGAGTATTTCCAGTGATAGCGCAACAAGCTTTAATATTGATAGCACAAGCGCAGATATTTTTGCAGCGACAAACTCAACTTCGAGTTTAGCAAATTTTGACTCGATAGATGCGAGTAGTCAGTCAGGAGCGCAAGATGCGTTGGCCATTATTGGCGATGCCTTAGGCCAGTTAACAACATCATTGACAGGGCTTGGTGCATTTCAAAATAGCAATGAACGCCGAGTGGATCAACTAGATACCAGCTTTCAAAACAGTACTGCTGCGTTAGGGCGAAAAGTCGATGCGGACTTTAGCCAAGAGGTGACTGAGCAAATTGGCCGGCAAATTAAGTTTCAGGTGAATGCTGCTATATTGGGGATACCAGGTAATGCATCAAAGAGCTTTTTATCGTTGTTAAATAATTAGTGTTTTTAAAACAGTACTGACAGTACTGAAACTTTGAATCTTGCATAAACATGCAAGATTCTTTATTTGTGTTGTTACAATTAAAATAGTTAAGTGTAGTAGTATGCTAGCTAAATGGAATTAAGACCCGCAATTGGCAACATAATCTGTCCTTATGCATCAAAAGAACCTTGAGCAAAGAACCTGATCTTGAGCTATATCTAAGTTTGGACCAAAAGTTGCAGGTTCAAACAGTGTTTTAATATTGTTTGGTTAATAACTTAATGCGTAGCAGTAACCAGGAGAGGCCTCCTGCACAGCATGAGTATGTTGTTCTCACCCTAGAAGAACATACTGAGCTATTGCATTACGCTTTGAGAACGCCTGAGTTATTTTATAAAATTATTAATGATTTTGCGAGCTACCGCTATTGCTATAAAAATGAGGTTTACTTTTTTTATCCACTCACTTACTTTTCAAAAAAATTTCAAAAATATAAATAATCCTGCTTTTAAAGAGTTTATTAATAACTGCCATAAAATTTCAATAAATCATGATCATTATTCTCTAGATGCTCCTTTTCGAAAGACCGTAGCCACTATTCTTTTGGCAAGTTTTATTTCCCAGCAATCGATGTTGACTGTTGCAGCGCCTGCAAACACGGAAGTTATCGATGCGACGATCTCAGCGGATACGACGGTGACAGAGACGGGGGCAAGCGGTGGGGCGACGATTGCACGTGTTGTTGGTGATTTTGACCCAGTCACCCAAACTTCAGGAGCCACGCTGCCGTTTTTTTCAAGGACAAGATACCGTTAGTGTCAGAGTGAATGGGGGGAGTACACTCGCTGACCCAGTTGAAGTGACCGTGAATGTTGACCTAACAGCACTCGCCCCTGGGACGGTGCTTACCGGAGGTATGGGAAACGGGCCTGCTGACGGTGCAGCAAATGAGGGGCAAGGAGGAGATGGCGTACAAGTGAGTGTGGACTCTGATCAGCATGTGCTTGTTCATGTGAATAGCCCGATTATGGGGGGTGTTGCTGCCGTTGGAAATAATAATGGTGCTGGCAACGGTGATCAGGGCGGCGGGGGAAATGCCAATCATGCATTACATATTAATGTGGCAAATAACTTAGGTGGGGGAACCCAGACAACAGCAACAGTGAACGTTAATGCATTATTAACTGGTGGCCCCGGAGGTGATGGCGGAAACTCAACGGGTGGCGGTGGCAATGGTGGCAAAGGCGGTGTGGGTGAAAATAGTCTAGAGCTGCAAAGTCATGAGAATAATGCTGAGATGACCATAAATGTTGCGGCGAATATTATCGGTGGGCAAGGAGGTGATGGTGGTAATGGTAATGGCGCAGGTAATGGGGGTGATGGCGGTAATGGGGGAGAGGCGATATTTCTTGTTGATTCCGCACCTGGGAGAAATGCAAAAGTCACACTGGAAATTGGCAAAAATGGTAGTGGTGTTGTCACCCCTGTGACTGTACAGGGTGGCTCAGGAGGCAGTGGTGGTACAGGAGCAGCATCAGGAGCTGCGGGTCAATATGCGAATGGTATTTTGATTAATCATGGTGGCGGTGGAAATACGGCGACAACCGCAATTAACATTTATCAGGGGTCGACTGTGAAAGCCGGAGTGAGCGGTAGCAGTGGTGTAAATGGAGGTGCAGCAATTTTTGTGAGTGCGATTGCTGATTCAATACAGACAGTCAATAACGAGGGCACGATTACTAATGCGATTGATTTTTCCAACTCTGCAAATATTGATACGGTGAACAATAAGTCAACAGGGGTGTTGCAAGGGGAAATAAAAATGGGGGCGGGTAATGATATTGTGACGAATACAGGGATAATACAGGCACAAATTACCACGGCAGCCGGTGCTGATAGTGTGACGAACTCTGGCTCTGGCGTCATTTCTGCTGCTATCGTTACCGGGGATGATAATGATGCGATTAGCAACGGAGCTACAATTTCTGGCACTATTTCAGCGGATGCAGGTGCTGATGCATTAACGAATACGGGAGTTATTTTAGGATCTATTTCTATGGGTGCAGATAATGATACGGTGACTAATTCGTTGACATTATCGGGTGCCCTTAATATGGATGCAGGTAATGATACAGTCAACTTACTTGATGGCACGGCATTGTCGATTGCAGGGGGGGCTGATACTGATATTTTAAATGTCAATACAACGCATAATACGGTGATTCTAAATCCCAATTGTGCGCCTACAGCAACAATCAGCGCGACCGTTGGGGTGAATGGCTGTAGTGTGGCAACGGCTTTGTCAGGCACGGAAGATATTAATATTAACTCAGGTGCCTTTACTATTAATGGTGCTGTGACTGATGCGACGACATTTGATGTGGCAACCGATGCAAAAGCAACGCTTAATGAAGTCATTTCAGGGATTGCAACGACAGTGGCGGCGACAACTTATACGAATAAAGGGACAACCGTTTTAAATTCGAATATAAGCGGTAGTTTGATTAATCATACAACAGGGTTATTAGTTTTAGACGGTGATTTAAATAATGCCAAAAATCGTACTGTTACTTCGTTTATTAGCCAATTAGATAGTAATAATACGCC
This genomic stretch from Piscirickettsia litoralis harbors:
- a CDS encoding autotransporter family protein — encoded protein: MNGGSTLADPVEVTVNVDLTALAPGTVLTGGMGNGPADGAANEGQGGDGVQVSVDSDQHVLVHVNSPIMGGVAAVGNNNGAGNGDQGGGGNANHALHINVANNLGGGTQTTATVNVNALLTGGPGGDGGNSTGGGGNGGKGGVGENSLELQSHENNAEMTINVAANIIGGQGGDGGNGNGAGNGGDGGNGGEAIFLVDSAPGRNAKVTLEIGKNGSGVVTPVTVQGGSGGSGGTGAASGAAGQYANGILINHGGGGNTATTAINIYQGSTVKAGVSGSSGVNGGAAIFVSAIADSIQTVNNEGTITNAIDFSNSANIDTVNNKSTGVLQGEIKMGAGNDIVTNTGIIQAQITTAAGADSVTNSGSGVISAAIVTGDDNDAISNGATISGTISADAGADALTNTGVILGSISMGADNDTVTNSLTLSGALNMDAGNDTVNLLDGTALSIAGGADTDILNVNTTHNTVILNPNCAPTATISATVGVNGCSVATALSGTEDININSGAFTINGAVTDATTFDVATDAKATLNEVISGIATTVAATTYTNKGTTVLNSNISGSLINHTTGLLVLDGDLNNAKNRTVTSFISQLDSNNTPRVQSRFYESGSEIKLYTLTATGSKISVDNSADTTKSKVINYNINLNNLAEKIENNKEYSILKGTASSDHADLEAVKDASNISYIDSQGNSVSSLPLITLYSRPGTGSQANDVVLVGTKENTCDSIGAAGKGGLASLCQTLNDLSVTYTNSDPDIERRILEKVPLGVSSRALPDLTHLGKPVNFIKERVINKQHAMGIQVATSLPIVSSQSGINTGSDIGDQSSMATSWGKAYSSYSKQDPYAGYDGYRNTNYGLLIGLDRQQRVGVSGLSILGAAVGYNYNDADTIIAPAQMSIDSYQLLFYNSYHDDDYYWHATLGYSLDHYDLTRTDLSQSMSFNGQSTGHQFYADIDLGQDYRFDRWVVNPVFTAQYRYVNGYSYDETNLAQGGYQVEFDSFQQLNLGIGVKLKYDYPLKNGVLQPEIHAQLFYDALGERASVAATTSALPNPVSLEGPPPDRLNYNLGVGLTYYQNDNLTLSMNYDYSWQEHAESHSAAVKIKYNF